The sequence below is a genomic window from Marmota flaviventris isolate mMarFla1 chromosome 9, mMarFla1.hap1, whole genome shotgun sequence.
ACCTCATCCAATTGGTCAAAAGCCTTTGGAGAAAACAGACTGAAGTCCTCTAAAGAAGAGCAGATTCTGCCTCTAGTCTCTCTTTGGACAGCTAGGCCATCAACTCTTTCCTGGATCTCCAGCCTGCCAGCATACCCTGCAGATTGTGGACATGCCAGACTCTACAAATACATCATCCAACTTCTCCAGGGAAACAGAACCAATAAGAGATGAATATATGTGGTTGCCTATTCTTTGGAGAACCCTAATATACCCTGAGATCTAAACCAAAGACAtaagaaaaccacagaccaaaATCCCTCGTGAATATAGATCCTCcttccatgtttttttctttgccagTCAGCAGCATTTGAGTTAAGCTGATCACTGTTTCATGAAAACTAGACTTACCAGGGTGACCAAAGAAGGACGTGCAATCCCTGCCTTGATCTGGGAACAGGATGGCCTGGGTCAGCACTAGCCCATAAAGGAGTTTTGGTGCACATTAAAGGAGTTACATCTTCTGGGTAGACACAGCTGCACACCAATTCACACTGCTCTATGAGTGGCACCTGGGAAGGATCAGAGCTCCTACTCCAGGTGCCATCATATAGGGCATAACCTGCAGGCAGTGGTAGTCCTGGAGGGCGGTGCTCAGTAGTGGTGTGGGGAGAAGATGGTGACCTAGCTATCCTGGTGCAGCTCCTTTTCTTGCTCCAAAGGACTAGTTTGATTCATCTGGATGAGTTCAAGTGGAAAGGATCCCTTCTCACCACTTGCGATGGTTTGGCTGAAGAGGGAGACCTCTCTAATGGAAGATAATCTTTCGTGTCCAAGTGTGCAGATGGCTGTGCTCCCCTGCTGCCTCCAAGTAGGCTTTCATGGTTTAACTAGGAAGGAACCCAGTGTTGAGTCTTAATTCTGAAAAAATATGCTGTCAATCTGGCTATAGGTGAAGTTTGCATTTTCCCTCTCGATCTTCACCAATTCTCACATTATCTTGGTGCAATCTGTATCCAAGAAGTGAAGCAAATGCAAATGTGGTGAACATTCTCCATTACCAAAATGGGAAAACCATCTTATCTCCTCATCAAAATGCTTACACCAGGAAATCAGCTCTCTTTCTCTCAGAGGCTCAGCTCTGCTGCCTTTGGCCCAGGCAGTATATAGAGTCTTCGAGCAGGAAAGAGGAGCTGGCAAGAGGAAACCACCAGGCAATCCCaaatcttccctccctcctcgcCCCACAATACCAGGGACTGACTCTATGGCACTCTTATCACCGAGCTgcccagtcccagccctttttaatttgtattctgatacagagtctcattaaatttcttagggctttgctaaattgctgaggctagccttgaactcacTATCAACCTACCACAtcctcctgaatggctgggattacagacacataccactgtacccagctggtCCCAGGAGCTTAACAAAATTTCTTATCACAACTTTAGcaaatttaattcaataatataaGCAAGATTAATACATAATGACCAAGAAGAACTTTTTCAGGAAAGCAAGATTGGTTTAATTTATCATATGAACagactaaaaaaagtaaaatcatataATTATCCTATGGCCGCATTAGACACACTTGACAATATCCCatgtgtggttttttgtttgtttgttcgtttgtttgttttttattaaaatatttattttttagttgttgttggacacaatacctttatttatttttatgtggtactgaggattgaacccagggcctcacatgtgccaggtgagcaccctaccactgagccacaaccccagccccctctcacatctatttttgataaaaattctcagaaaagtagaaagagagaaaaaaaacttcCTCAGTCTGTTAAAGGATATCTCAGAAAAACCTTAAGCTAACATGCTTAATGATGAAGGACACTGCTTTCCACTAAGTTGGTCaacaaggcaaggatgtcttCCTCTCCACCTCTGTTCCAATGTTACTGGAGTGTGTAGCAAACCCAGTAAGCTAAGACACAGACATAAATCACATGCAGTCACAAAGGGAAAAGTTCGACCATCTTTATTAACAGATGACAAAGTCATTGGAAAAGAATCCACAGGAAAAGCAACTAGAATTAATGAGTGAGCTTTGCAAGTATTCAAGGTCCAAGatcaatacacaaaaatcaatttagTTCTAAACACTAGCAATGaacaattagaaatttaaatttttaaaataccacatACAACagcatgaaaaatataaaataggagtaAATCTTGACAAAAGACATGAATATGGAttagaagactcaatattgttagGATGTTGACTTTCCCCAAATCAATCTGTAAATTCAATGTAATCCTGATCAAAATCCAGATAGGCATTTTTGTAGTAATTGAAAAGCCAATTCAAATGCAAGAGCTGAGAATCTAGAGCAGTCAAAacaactttctttaaaaaagaatgtccCCGCTGGGCAGGGtggtacacccctgtaatcccagctgctcaggaggctgaggcaggaggatcgtgagttcaaagccatcctcaccaaaagtgaggtgctaagcaattcagttagactctgtctctaaataaaatacaaaaagggctgggaatgtggctaagtggtcgagtacccctgagttcaatcatggtaccaagaagaaaaagaatatccccatcatttatacaaaaaaagcatatattttgcatattgaCTAGCATCTGAGAgttcacagcagctttatttgCATAGCCTAAAccaataaacaactaaaaaaccaTCAATAGGTACAAAGATAAACAAACCATGGTATATCCACACAGTGAGTACCCttgaacaataaaaaggaatgaactattaaTGCATGCAACAAAATGCATGGTTCTCTAAACAATTATGCTGAGTGTGAGAAGCCAGACAAAAAGGGTACATATATTATTTCAGttatataaaactctagaaaaatgaaaactacagtgactgaaagcagatcagtggtgcctggggaaagagaaatgaggagaaGGATCTTCTCAGGGTGCCgaatatttttcattatcttgATTGTTGATATTTCACAAGTACATATATAAGTATGTACTTGAAAACTTGCAAAATTGATCAGTGATAGAGCTCATTCTTACCATATATGAGGCCCTGTGTTGAATacgcagcacacacacacaaaaaaatgcatttcatatttGAAGTATgaacaatttattctttttttttttagttgccaattacctttattttatttatttatatgtggtgctgagaatcgaacccagtgcctcacacatgccaagcaagtgcgctaccactgagccacagccacagccccatgGACAATTTATTCTTGTTTCCTGttgtttaaaagaaagagagagggacacacacaaaaagagagagagagaggagagaaagagaaagcccAGAAGGGACACAATTTTCCAAAAAGCTCAGATGGAGGGTAGTAAGTGTTTCTAAACCTCAGTTTCACATCAGAATCACTGTAGGTAGCTTTAAAACACCCGGGGCCCATGTGGCAGTGGGGGCAGGTATGGAGCAAGAATGGTTAATGGGTGCAGTTGGATAGGAGGAATCATTTCTAATGTCCTATAGCATAGTAGGATAACTAGGATTGACAAAcacttaattatatattttaaaatagctaataggattttttaaatattcataacaCAAAGAAACGACAAATGTTTGAGGCAATAAGTAAACCAGTTACCCTCATCTGATCAGTACGCACTGTATACATGCATTGAAACATCGTGCAATATCCCCCAAATTTTACAATTATTATGtagcaattaaaaatttttagtacctttattttatgtatttctttttttatatgtatttctttttatgtgatgctgaggatggaacccagtgcctcacacatgctaggcaagtgctctaccactaagccacaaccccaacttaATTTTTTAAGTCCTAGGGCCCATCTGCAACCCAGATCTGTAAATTTAGAAGGTGGCATCCAGGCATCCATATTTTTTTAACTCCCTCAGAGATTCCAACATGTAGCCAGTGTTGAGAACTGGTGGATGTGGGATATAAGCAAATTTGAGGAAAGCAAGGTATAAGGAAGCATGCAGGGCATGAAAAGGATCCAAAGTGTAGGGGAAATACAGGCCGAGGAAGGGATGCCCACAGTAGAGGAGTTCAATGGGAAAGGAGGACCTAGGGAGAATTATAGTGGCTGGAATTTAAAAGCTAGGAAAAAAACATGCCTGTGAATGAAGCATGTGTACATTGAAACTTTATTCTGTCTCTGATGAAATGAATGTCTGCAAGTAAAGATAGGTCTGGAGGAAGGAAAGATAGGTATGCTGGGAAAAGGGGGACTGAAGGAACCTAGGCTGAGACCTCCTCACAGTTCTGGCTACTATTCAACAGGGTCCTAAAGCCAAGGTCAGACCCTTAGTAGCACTGGGACTTTGTCACACACAACACTCTGTGAGTTTTGGAGAAAAATGAGTTCCTTGATGTCTCTGCCACCCCCACTTGTGACATCATGGAAACTTCTTTGTGACTGGCTCCTAAACACAGCAGCCAGCCCTCATCCGTGGTGAGGCAGCTAAAAGTGTGACAGGCTTGTGATAAGGGACTGGAGTCAACAAGTGGCAGAGGAGGATGGTAGGACAGACCCCTTCACCCTGGAAGCCCACTGGACTAGCAACAAGATGGGTTCCAGGGTGGGAGATGGCCGCCCACAGTGTCCATGTGTgacagaggaagggaaaagatgaagggaggcagggagggccaAATCCCAGCCAAGGCAGGACAACTCCCATCCCCTGCCCCAGAGCCTTGAAAAGTGCAGGCACCTGCTGGGTTAAAAGGGACATCTTTATTGGCTGAGCAAAGAGAGAAGACACAGTTGATAGTGATGCTTCTAGAAGCCACTGGGTCTCAGGGTCACTTGTTTGAAGCCCAGTTTCCTCCAAGACGGCTGTACTGACCATCATCATGGTCTCGGAGAGGCTAAGAGGTGAAAAGGGAGACAGTGAGACAGGGTCAAAGTTCTTCTGCCCTCTCCAGAAACCCTCAATGATGGCTTCCTTCTAGAACGCTCCACAAATGCACATGACACATAGTGTCAGCTTCTCCATTCCCACTCACTCCTCCTCCTGATCTTGTCTCCCTCCTGTCAGGGCTCACCTGATAGAGCTGCTCGTTCCTCAGTAGAGTTTGAGTGTCCACAGCTAGAAGAACAAGGGAAGGAGTATCATTAGGGGTGAGGGGGGAAGGGATAATAATACCCATGAAAGCTACAGAGGGGTCTGCAGCTGGTCAAACCCTCCCATGCCCTCAAAAGTCTACATGAGCAATATGGGTGCACAAGTTTTTTCAATATCCAGTGGTAGAACATGGCAAGAATGACCCCCAGATGAAACCAAATCTACCACCAGCCCCATTCTTCAGAAGGAGCATGAGTTTGTTGATTCATATTCTCTGTTTCTCTACTAACCTCCAGAGAGCCTTCCAGTCTCATGGCCTGTAAAGCAGTAGACTCCCAAAGCAAGGAGCAGAGTGGCAACAATGTCAGCAACGATGATGCCAGCCAGGGTGCCTGGGTGCAGCTCCACACAGTTCTGGCAcactggggaagaggaggagtaGAGAGTTTCCAAGATCAGGGAACCATATCTGCCTCCTGTGGCAGCCCTAGGATCTCTCATACTAAGACCCAAACTTCATTAAGATCCTACTGATGGCCTTGCTATATCCTTCTCTCCCCTATCCCAAGGAATTCCCAAAGAGACCCAAGAAGTAATCTCGGCTTGATGGAACCTTAAACTAGGTAATGGGCTAAATCCCTCTGCCAACCAAGCCTGTGGTAACAAGGTCCCTACCACTCTGCCTTGCTGGAtcaagctctctctccctctctgaagACCTCCAGATTTGACTCATGACATTACAAGAGTAACCCCAGTTTATTTAGAGAACAGATTGTTTCATTTCAGAGGCCCGCCATTCCAATCCAATCGGTCCAGGAGGCACATACTTCGATAATATATTTGCAGAGTGGACTTCTTGTCAATCCCTTCACACATATACGTTCCTCGTGGGTCCAGGATGCGTTTTCCCAAGTCCAGATTTTTATTGACTGCTAACTCTGTTCCCACTGTGCCTTCTAGCCACACGACACtggaattgcaatgcaaaaacaCCTTGTCCTCAATTTCCTCCACAGAGGGGCTCAGACTCGAGGGGCTCactaagggaaagaaaaataccatAATCAGAGACAGCTGTTTGGTCTACACCAGACCCCTATTCTGCTGAGGATCACTTTGGGAGTACAGGATAGTCATGGTTTCTAATGAGAGAGGCAGAAGTGATAAGAGAAAGAGTTCAGGAAGTGAACTGCAGATCAGGAAGGTTATGAAGCCGTAGTAGAAGCAGAGAGCAGGCCCTGAGGGACTTGGGGCAAAAGAAGAAGCCGTGAAGCTGGGTTGATCCAAGAACCTTCCTGAAAATGCATTCAGACCACTGATTAGAAGAAGGAGGGGAGAATAGACTGCTGCAGTTCCCAGGAAACTTGGAAAGGCTCAAGAATGTTCCCAGGTTGGAGAGGTCTGCAATTATTCTACTAGAAGTCTTCTAATTCTACTCCCCAATCAATCCCCTATAACACTACCATTTCAACGACTcatcctctttcctcccccttgTCTCCTCCCCAATATCCACCAGAGGAATGGGGCACTCACTCCTCAAGCCTTCCCCAGGCTTTAGATGATGGCTGGAGTGGGGAGTTGCTGCTATAAACTACCAGCCCAACGATCCAGATTTACGAGAGCAAATCCCATGTAAAGATTTTCAGTTGTTTCACACTTGCTTATGAGaagaaggacagaaaaaaaatatttatcaaatttattattGAGGCTTCACACACAAATCTTGTGGGGAGTTTAAGGCCAGAGGTGAGGCCAGATTCTTTCTAGAGCCACTGAATTTCTTTGACAGCCTGAGAGCATCTCCACAAGGGCACTGGAATCTATAATACCCATCCCAGGGAAAAGTGAAACTTATGTTCTCCCTGAGCTTCATATTCAGGGATTTGGATATAAAAACATTCTTAGAAAATAGTTATTTCTCCTGCATCTGAAGCAAGTCAGGAGTACATGTGTGCACACTCAGGGAGACATATGTATATCAAGTACTTTACTTCCTAGAGCCATGTCTTCTTTGGAATTGTTTCTAGCAGGATTGCTGGGTGTTCCAGGGTTGCTGTGAATTAGGatgactatttattttttttttattttttttaattatttgttttttttgtttaggtggacacactatctttatttatttttatgtggtgctaaggattgaacccagtacctcgcacatgccaggccagcgcgctaccacttgagccacaaccccagcccctaggatgACTATTTAACCCAGTTTTCCTGAGAGTAAGAGGATTCTGGGACATGGAATTTTCAGAgttctcttgttttgttttcttttgttttgtggtactggagattaaacccagggcctcacacatgctagtctagtgctctgtcactaagctacatctccagctccatttcagtttacttttttttcttttctttttttttgagacagtgtctcagtatgttgcccaggctggttttgaaattCTCCTACTTCAAGGAATTCTCCTACTTCACCTTCCTAAGCAGCTGTGATTCTGTTTTAAAACGAACTTAAGacaagagctgggtgcagtgaagcacaccagtaatcccagctgctagaagactgagacagaagaacagcaagttcaaggtcagcttctaCAATTTAACAGGATCCTCtcttaagataaataaaaataaaaaagggctatgggggctggggatgtggctcaagcaatagcacgctcgcctggcatgcgtgtggcccaggttcgatcctcagcaccacatacaaaacaaagatgttgtgtctgccgaaaactaaaaaataaaattaaaaaaaaaaaagggctatggGTGTAGCTCTGTTAGatcacctctaggttcaatcccctgcaccacaacAAACAGGGATGTATTGGTATACTATTGACCATGTAATGATCTCCACACACCAATCTGCCCTTCTGCTTTCTCaacctaaaattaatttttctcttaaagcATTCCCCTGAGTCCCAGAACATGACTCCAGATGGTCACATAATGATGGACAAATGAATAAGAGCCCTGAAAATACTGGAAGGAGTGCATATAGTTCCACTAAGGCACACACATACTGAACAATTTCCTACAGATCTCTGGCCTAAGCTCTTTAAAGAGAGACATTCAGGGCCAACATGTGCCCTGGCTAGAGTAAGTTGAAGCTAAGCACCTCTTTTCTACCTCTCAACCCTGCCCTCCTGACACCTAGGGTGCCTGGTGAATTGGAACAACATTGAGAAGCACTTTCCAGTGGACCTCTCTCCCAGTAGTAATGTCCTTTGCAGGGACCTTCCGCCACCTGCTTGGAGAAGCCTTACTTACCTTGATGGAGAATGGCAGCCAGTATCAGATGGGACAGAAACCTGCTGAGTTCCAttttttggtagaattcacccAGCAGATAGAGCCAGGTCAAGGAACTACCAACCAGAGTGAAAGATACCTTCCCCCAAATGATTCATGGGTATGCGGAAAAAGTAAAGAGTTGGGGAGGAGCTGTAAGATGTCtgcctctctgctctctgcctttgaTGAAAGGAGTAGGTCAGGGGTGGGGTAGGAAGGAAGCAGTTGCAAATTGTTCTTTCTCTGAGCAGGGAGCTTGGGGTTGGGACGGAAGTCAAAGTAGAGAATATGGAGAAGATTGCCTGGACTTCTAGGAGGTGAATGGAGATTTAGGACAGCCTTTCCTGAGTCATTGGTGAAAAATGAGAACTTCACAGTCCCTGTTGACAACCTAACTACATTTACTTACTAGTTAAAAACTGCCACCTCTCACAGCCCCTTGAGAGAAGGTATGAACCCCATTGCACAATCCTATCAGCTAGGTTCCTCCCATTTCTGGTATTTCTCAGGACCCTTCCCTGGGCAGACTGGGACACCAGATGAAACAGCTTCTAGCCACTGGGAAATTGGACTTCAGAGCATCGCCAGCCAAAGACTTGAATCCCAGCTCCACTGCGAGAGCCAGGCATGGAATTCTCCAGAGCCTCATTCTCAGTATCATTATAAGGATTTGAAAAAAGGTGTTTGTATAGTGTCTGCCACATCAGATGTGCTCCGTAAGAGGAAGTTATTAATAACAATATAATCAACTCCCTGGCAAAATTAAGCCTTCCCAGGAGACAATGTACTTTTTCCCCTTGTGACCTGTAGGGATCTGACACTCCATACTTCTACAATAGGACTGAGCCATGTCTGCCCTGCTCACTGCTGGGATTTTGTGACAGGCACATAACAGAGCTCTGTGAATTTCTGTTGGTCACTGATTGACTGGATGAGGGAGATAGGGACCTCAGATTCTTGAAACTCAATCCAGGCCTTACCCCTGGAAATGTGCTGGCAGTCCTGTTGAAATTCTCCCATCTACTCTCTTCCAGGCAGGCACCACTTTGATGATCTCaaaaaaatagtgacaaaaaTTCCTGAATGAAGGCCTAGTCAGAGGTGCTTTTGCACATGGAGTTCCAGCTCCAAGCACCCAAGAATCCTGCCTAAAGTCATTAGTTATAGCATCAAGTGACAACTGGCTGCAATCCTAGCAACAACAGGAAGCAGGATGTTTATCTCTCTCATGAAGAAAAGAGGTCAGGATCATACCCGCAACCTAGCATCCAAAGGGGTTCTCAGGGCAAGCCAAGTCTCTGAGTGGAAATTcagttctctctccctctccctccttacCACCTCCTCTGTACTCCTTAACAGAAAAACAAGAGGCATCTATCTGCACCTGCAGCCCTGAGAAAGCCCCTGCTGCCCACACTTGAAGCAGAGGGTGGAGGCTCTGGGTTCTTGCCTTTGTGCAGGGGCCCTAGGTGCTGGGCGGAGCCAAACCAGTTGCTGCTCAGGCTGGCTGGCTGCTAAGGCTTGCTCCACACTTCTGCCAAGAAGAGTAGAAACTGACATGGAGCAGGGGAAAGGTCTGACTAGCTTCATCCTGGCTATCATTCTTCTTCAAGGTAAGAGCCTCTAGGGGGTCTGGCAACCTGGAGAAGGGCTCACTGGTAGAGGCCATCACCAGAAAGACAGGGCTGCTGGAATCCTAACCTTGAACCTACCTCAGCAGTCACCCTGGAATTCAAAGAAGGAAAGGCAAAAATGAAACTTCTTACTGTTCTCAACTAGAGAGAAGTAATGTCTCAAAGGGGTTCTTATCTCTGAGAAATCAAAATAGAGGGCTTAACTGAGAAGACCCTGCTGCCGCCATCTTAGGCTTGAATGTAGCCCAAAAGGGCACAGGCAAGAAAACTGAAAGGGAAAGGTACCTGTTCTCTGATTCAGAGATGGGCTTAGCAGTATACCTGTGAATGACTCACTCACTCACTTGGTCAGTTGGCCAACTGGTCAACAAGCATGGGTAAGATCCAAATGGGCAGATAGTGCAGaaggataaaaagataaataaaaagtttctgcTCTAAAGAGCTTATGGTGTAATTAGAGAGTTAAATTTCAATGTTGCCATACTGAGCATAAGGTGCAATCAGGGTTGCCTTAATGAATGTCCAGTTTAAAATATCCAATGGTCATCTGGAGTCTGGACACATGGAGGGAAGCCAAAACCACTATAGTTATTGATATTGTACAAGTACCATGTGATATGTGAGGATGGAACTGTAAGACACCAACTCTTATGAGATaattagaggggggaaaaaaaaaactcaagaaagcAATGAAAGAATGATCAAGGACCTGAAATAATCAGAAGAGTACAAAGCATGGAATAGACAGCTTCCAGAGGAGAGAATTACCAAGAGTGTGAAATGTTAGCGAGAGTCCAACCACAtaagaacatatttaaaatttaagtttgtgGGATCTGGCAAAATAAAAGTCATGAGTAATTAAATAAGAACAGTTTTGGTGGAATAGTGTGAGTGAAAACCTAATGGATGAAGGCAGGTGACAAAGGGCAGTGAGTATAGGCTACTCTTGAAAGAAACTTGAATGAAAGGCAGGACGGATGGAGCAGGAGGCAGAGGTAAAAGTACAgtctaaaaagaaatatttttgagggTAAGAGAAACTTGAGCACATTTGTTGATGTCGGAAGTACAGAGCTAGGAAGGGAGTCAAGGGCACAGAGGGTAAGGCAATATTACCTGCTGGGACTAGCAGAAAGGAAATACAGATGGCTTGGCCACTGGGAGACTTGTAAAGAGAAAGAAGCTGGAGAAAAGTCTAACAGGACCTGTGTTCTCAAAAAAAACTAAGTGGAAGGCAATATCACCCGCTGAAACTGCGCTGATGATAGCCAAGTGGGAAACTTAAGAAGACAGGGAGAGTGTGGAATTATTTCGagagaaaagggataaagagCGAGGTAACACAGGTTAGAGGGcagcccaggagctggagggAGCTTAGCTGCATATAGTGAAAAGAGCTTTGGATCAAGCAATAGAAATGTGAGCTCCGGGTCCAGCTCAGACACCAATGAGCTGTGTGTGCACTCCGGAACAAGGCCTCCAACCCTCTGGGCTCAGTTCTCTAAACAATCAATCCAGAAATTTTGCTATAGCAGCTCTCAAGTTCTGAAAGGAAGCAACACTCAGATGTAACAAACATCAGCAATAGTTCCATTT
It includes:
- the Cd3d gene encoding T-cell surface glycoprotein CD3 delta chain isoform X1, which encodes MELSRFLSHLILAAILHQVSPSSLSPSVEEIEDKVFLHCNSSVVWLEGTVGTELAVNKNLDLGKRILDPRGTYMCEGIDKKSTLQIYYRMCQNCVELHPGTLAGIIVADIVATLLLALGVYCFTGHETGRLSGAVDTQTLLRNEQLYQPLRDHDDGQYSRLGGNWASNK
- the Cd3d gene encoding T-cell surface glycoprotein CD3 delta chain isoform X2, producing MSPSSLSPSVEEIEDKVFLHCNSSVVWLEGTVGTELAVNKNLDLGKRILDPRGTYMCEGIDKKSTLQIYYRMCQNCVELHPGTLAGIIVADIVATLLLALGVYCFTGHETGRLSGAVDTQTLLRNEQLYQPLRDHDDGQYSRLGGNWASNK